The Papaver somniferum cultivar HN1 chromosome 3, ASM357369v1, whole genome shotgun sequence genome includes a region encoding these proteins:
- the LOC113360044 gene encoding uncharacterized protein LOC113360044 codes for MAGSDDEGDNPPVKSLRDYMYPNRVFQPSCIVLPATTCIGSDDEGDNPPVKSLRDYMYPNRVFQPSCIVLPANRENENPYYHIRDFEELCGTVKIKNLSDEYLKLRLLPLSLKDKAISWLDALAPSSVRTWEYMTKLFLNKFFPWYKTSAIRQKLNSFAQQQGESLCDYLERFHDLLLQCPHHGFDTPRLTLILYEGLDHKTMTTVESLCAGNFQDKSVEEGYGFLQEVAEKTQEWDAKEPVRSIANSKGAHRVDIQFDSDAKISSLTRRLESLEHSSKAKTFVESSDQTFYDDGSEQVNALYQDNRRKCDPYSNTYNPGWARHPDFSWSRGQYEGQSNNVSGYTQKPSIPNDSSNQRMPSMEESLSLFMQATQKSITNLEQTTARSIANIERQVGQLASQMNDRDKGQFPSQTMPNPKGPFEVSTSGAKSSDQVQAVTSLRSGRVIDNHVSNPKENEHAGNTPIVTQVTPSAQKETNESEKDKYENTYVPRVPFPQRLLPVKINIPLLDAIKQIPMYAKFLKDMCTVKRNLDIQKRAFLAEQVSSIITQKTLPKYKDPGCPTIACTIGEHKIEHALLDLGASVNLLPYSMYEQLGLGNLKPTNVTLQLADRSIKIPRGVVEDILVQIDSFIYPVDFIILDTQPVADPSGQIPIILGRPFLATANVIINCRNGIMELTFGSWKMEVNVFTVARSPLDFNDHETVCMIDEIIHDTFLQNHLEDPLEACLTHFGQGMNDDSVICPLMLFWARYE; via the exons ATGGCTGGATCCGATGATGAGGGTGATAACCCTCCAGTTAAGAGTTTGAGAGACTATATGTATCCAAATAGAGTCTTTCAACCTTCATGCATTGTTTTGCCTGCTACTACATGCATTGGATCCGATGATGAGGGTGATAACCCTCCAGTTAAGAGTTTGAGAGACTATATGTATCCAAATAGAGTCTTTCAACCTTCATGCATTGTTTTGCCTGCAAATAGA GAGAATGAAAATCCTTACTATCACATTAGAGACTTTGAAGAATTGTGTGGTAcggttaaaattaaaaatttgtctgATGAATACCTTAAACTTAGGTTGTTACCTTTGTCATTAAAGGATAAGGCAATATCTTGGTTAGATGCTTTGGCTCCTTCGTCGGTTAGGACTTGGGAATACATGACAAAACTGTTTTTGAACAAATTTTTCCCTTGGTATAAGACTTCTGCCATCCGTCAGAAACTGAATAGTTTTGCGCAACAACAGGGAGAATCTCTTTGTGACTACTTAGAGAGATTCCATGATCTTTTGCTGCagtgtccacaccatggatttgatactcCTAGGCTTACGTTGATTCTTTACGAAGGATTAGATCATAAAACTATGACCACGGTTGAATCACTTTGTGCTGGTAATTTTCAGGATAAAAGTGTTGAAGAGGGTTATGGGTTCTTGCAAGAGGTAGCTGAAAAAACCCAAGAGTGGGATGCTAAGGAACCAGTAAGGTCAATTGCTAATAGCAAAGGAGCGCACAGAGTTGATATTCAATTTGACTCTGACGCTAAAATATCTTCTTTGACAAGAAGGCTTGAATCGCTAGAACATAGTTCTAAAGCTAAGACTTTTGTCGAGTCTTCAGACCAGACCTTTTATGACGATGGTAGTGAGCAAGTCAATGCTCTCTATCAAGATAATCGTCGTAAATGTGACCCTTATTCCAATACTTACAACCCAGGGTGGGCAAGACACCCTGACTTTTCATGGTCTAGAGGTCAGTATGAAGGTCAGTCTAATAATGTTAGTGGTTACACACAGAAACCTTCCATTCCTAATGATTCTTCTAACCAAAGAATGCCTAGTATGGAAGAAAGTCTAAGTTTGTTTATGCAGGCTACTCAAAAGTCAATAACAAACTTAGAGCAGACCACTGCAAGGTCCATAGCAAATATAGAACGACAAGTAGGTCAGCTTGCTAGTCAAATGAATGATAGAGACAAGGGACAATTCCCAAGTCAAACAATGCCTAACCCTAAGGGTCCATTTGAGGTCAGCACATCTGGTGCTAAATCCTCCGATCAAGTCCAAGCCGTTACTTCCTTAAGAAGTGGACGGGTCATTGATAATCATGTTAGTAATCCTAAGGAAAATGAGCATGCTGGGAACACTCCCATTGTGACGCAGGTTACACCTTCGGCACAAAAAGAAACCAatgaatctgaaaaagataaatatgaaaatacttATGTTCCTCGTGTTCCATTTCCTCAACGATTACTACCC GTTAAGATTAACATTCCTCTTCTAGATGCCATTAAACAAATTCCTATGTATGCTAAGTTCTTGAAAGATATGTGCACTGTGAAACGTAATTTGGATATTCAAAAGAGAGCTTTCCTTGCTGAACAGGTAAGCTCTATCATTACGCAAAAAACGCTACCTAAATACAAAGATCCTGGTTGTCCTACTAttgcttgcactataggagaacacaagATTGAACATGCTTTGTTAGATTTAGGCGCTAGTGTGAATCTTTTGCCATATTCTATGTATGAACAATTAGGACTTGGTAACTTGAAACCCACTAATGTTACACTCCAATTGgctgataggtccattaaaattcctaGAGGAGTGGTAGAAGACATTCTTGTGCAGATTGATAGCTtcatttatcctgtggatttcataattctagatactcaacctgtggCAGACCCTAGTGGTCAGATTCCTATTATTTTAGGACGACCTTTCTTGGCAACCGCGAATGTGATCATAAACTGTAGGAATGGTATTATGGAACTGACTTTTGGTAGTTGGAAAATGGAAGTGAATGTTTTTACTGTTGCACGTTCTCCTCTTGATTTTAATGACCATGAAACTGTTTGTATGATTGATGAAATTATTCATGATACCTTCTTGCAGAATcatttagaagatccattagaagcaTGTTTAACTCATTTTGGGCAAGGTATgaatgatgatagtgttatttgccCACTAATGTTATTTTGGGCAAGGTATGAATGA